One region of Rubripirellula tenax genomic DNA includes:
- a CDS encoding alpha/beta hydrolase, with the protein MKIQTIVAILLAVTATSGITAQETQRQSNASRAPKGAKYLETGGERKLEVVYKKISGKDLSLDLYYPTTKRPDKCPVIVFTHGGGWAAGNRYKAASGSFAIVFDQLIKEGFAVAPVTYRLAKKDSGVTMRDCVIDCKDAVRYLAKNSESLGIDPMQIFVMGDSAGGHITQMLLLASPEQLPGDAAFADVPYRMVAGVSWYGPCDFEKTELFNHDDRPGFKDRFADRILGSDADATDKLARYREISPINYLSKASPPLLMIQGDKDTTIPVKHAYHMKQKADDVQAPVEIMIIKNAGHNWRRVDADINPSREAIVERTVQFFVENAR; encoded by the coding sequence ATGAAAATTCAGACGATCGTTGCCATCCTGTTGGCTGTTACGGCAACCAGCGGAATCACAGCTCAAGAAACACAGCGTCAGAGCAACGCTTCCCGTGCGCCCAAGGGAGCCAAGTATCTTGAGACCGGCGGCGAACGCAAGCTGGAAGTTGTCTACAAAAAGATTTCGGGAAAAGACCTCTCGCTCGACCTGTACTACCCGACGACCAAACGCCCCGACAAATGTCCGGTGATTGTCTTTACTCACGGTGGCGGATGGGCCGCAGGCAATCGATACAAGGCCGCCAGTGGGTCTTTCGCAATTGTCTTTGATCAGTTGATCAAGGAAGGTTTTGCGGTAGCGCCCGTGACGTACCGACTGGCAAAAAAAGACAGCGGCGTGACGATGCGCGATTGCGTCATCGATTGCAAAGACGCCGTTCGCTACTTGGCAAAGAACAGTGAATCGCTCGGCATTGATCCCATGCAAATTTTTGTGATGGGAGATTCCGCAGGCGGGCATATTACACAGATGCTCCTGCTGGCATCGCCCGAACAATTGCCGGGCGACGCAGCGTTTGCCGACGTTCCGTACCGTATGGTCGCCGGTGTGTCCTGGTATGGCCCGTGTGATTTCGAAAAGACGGAACTGTTCAATCACGATGACCGTCCTGGTTTCAAGGATCGGTTTGCCGACCGCATTCTCGGATCCGATGCAGATGCGACTGATAAACTGGCACGTTATCGGGAAATCAGTCCGATCAACTACTTGAGTAAAGCCAGTCCGCCGTTGCTGATGATTCAGGGTGACAAGGACACGACCATTCCGGTCAAGCACGCTTACCACATGAAGCAAAAAGCAGACGACGTTCAGGCACCCGTTGAGATCATGATCATCAAGAACGCCGGTCATAACTGGCGCAGGGTTGACGCAGACATCAATCCATCGCGAGAAGCGATTGTCGAGCGTACCGTGCAGTTCTTTGTGGAAAACGCTCGGTAG
- a CDS encoding Xaa-Pro dipeptidyl-peptidase, with protein sequence MKCSHPFVAVSFMFLSLLATDSLNAKPLDQGQQDAAAQNGHDEEKPVGPVIKDGEAQIADAFKDSDRWIRHDLWVETDFDSDGDEKLDRMHVDVTRPYQTEYEGLKVAVVYVSSPYFAGTAPGTDFFWNPRQEIGQKPTQRTVGPEVKRESNRLVISKRHTSDWVPRGFAVVHSSSPGTGLSDGCPTIGGKNESLAPKAVIDWLCGRAKGFTSVDGDDEVKAFWSTRKVGMTGTSYNGTIPLAAATTGVDGLEAIVPVAPNTSYYHYYRSNGLVRAPGGYQGEDIDVLYDYIHSGNPDRDEFCDCKVRDEEMAKGMARDTGDYNEFWAGRDYLNQLDDVKAAVLMSHGFNDWNVMPEHSYRIYDALNKNGVPTQIYYHQDGHGGPPPLTMINRWFTHYLLGIDNGVEKDAKAWIVREGDKPDKPTAYDDYPNPEASPIALYLSGNSPKRGNLSLDRKAGGGKEKLIDNFSFSGESLSQAETTEHRLMYVTPELKDSVHLSGLASLKIRMASSKPAANLSAWIVSLPWDESKNAKITDNIITRGWADPQNHRSLTEGEPLVPGQFYELSFDFQPDDQVIAKGQQIGLMIFSSDRNFTLQPEPGTELTIDLDTTQLTLPIVGGESQIRKCL encoded by the coding sequence ATGAAATGCTCGCATCCGTTTGTCGCCGTCTCGTTCATGTTTTTGTCGCTATTGGCAACGGATTCATTGAACGCGAAGCCGCTCGATCAAGGCCAACAAGACGCCGCCGCCCAAAACGGTCACGATGAAGAGAAGCCCGTTGGCCCTGTCATCAAAGACGGTGAAGCGCAGATCGCAGACGCATTCAAGGATTCCGACCGTTGGATTCGTCATGACTTGTGGGTGGAAACGGATTTTGATTCCGATGGCGACGAAAAACTTGACCGGATGCATGTCGATGTGACGCGTCCGTATCAGACGGAATACGAGGGGCTGAAAGTCGCGGTCGTTTATGTGTCGAGTCCCTACTTTGCGGGAACGGCGCCGGGAACCGATTTTTTCTGGAACCCGCGACAGGAGATAGGTCAGAAACCGACGCAGCGAACGGTTGGGCCGGAAGTCAAACGTGAGAGCAATCGCTTGGTCATCTCCAAGAGACATACCAGCGATTGGGTTCCGCGCGGTTTTGCCGTGGTTCACTCGTCGTCACCGGGGACCGGTTTGTCGGACGGCTGTCCCACGATTGGTGGCAAGAATGAATCGCTTGCTCCCAAAGCTGTCATCGATTGGTTGTGTGGACGCGCGAAGGGTTTTACCAGCGTCGATGGTGATGACGAAGTCAAAGCATTTTGGTCGACCAGAAAAGTTGGCATGACAGGCACCTCGTACAACGGCACGATCCCTTTGGCGGCTGCGACCACGGGAGTCGATGGGCTCGAAGCAATCGTACCCGTCGCACCCAATACGTCCTATTACCACTATTATCGCAGCAACGGATTGGTCCGGGCGCCCGGTGGATACCAGGGCGAGGACATCGATGTGCTCTATGACTACATCCATAGCGGCAACCCCGATCGCGATGAATTCTGTGACTGCAAGGTGCGCGATGAAGAGATGGCGAAAGGAATGGCGCGTGACACCGGAGACTACAATGAGTTCTGGGCGGGACGAGACTATTTGAATCAGCTTGATGATGTGAAAGCGGCCGTGTTGATGTCTCACGGATTCAACGATTGGAACGTTATGCCCGAGCACAGTTATCGAATCTATGACGCGCTCAACAAGAATGGAGTCCCGACTCAGATTTATTATCACCAAGACGGCCACGGCGGACCGCCTCCGCTAACGATGATCAATCGTTGGTTCACGCACTATCTACTGGGTATCGACAACGGAGTCGAGAAAGATGCCAAGGCTTGGATCGTTCGCGAGGGTGACAAGCCCGACAAGCCGACGGCCTACGACGACTACCCAAACCCGGAAGCGTCGCCGATAGCACTGTATCTCTCTGGCAATTCGCCAAAACGAGGGAACCTGTCGCTCGATCGCAAGGCGGGCGGCGGCAAAGAGAAGCTCATTGATAATTTTTCGTTCAGCGGAGAGTCACTCTCGCAAGCTGAGACCACGGAACATCGGTTGATGTACGTGACGCCCGAATTGAAAGACTCCGTTCACCTGTCAGGGCTAGCGAGTCTGAAAATTCGAATGGCATCCAGCAAGCCGGCTGCGAATCTATCTGCGTGGATTGTCTCGTTGCCGTGGGACGAGAGCAAGAACGCCAAGATCACCGACAACATCATCACACGCGGTTGGGCCGATCCACAGAATCACCGATCGCTTACCGAAGGCGAGCCGCTGGTCCCTGGCCAGTTCTATGAATTGTCTTTTGACTTTCAACCGGACGACCAAGTGATCGCCAAAGGGCAACAAATTGGGCTGATGATCTTTTCGAGTGATCGCAACTTTACGTTACAGCCAGAACCGGGAACCGAACTGACGATCGATCTTGATACGACACAGTTAACGCTGCCAATTGTCGGTGGCGAGTCGCAGATCCGCAAATGTTTGTAG
- a CDS encoding sulfatase family protein has translation MTVISQAEDHPNIIVIYADDLGFGDLSCYNSEAAYETPRLDQMAAEGIRFTDAHSPSTVCSPSRYGLFSGQQIFRSTGRGGGAFEGPGGPSYLKPGTRTVAQMLQQQGYRTGVFGKWHVGLSWFDKEGERLGGGFENSLLIDYEKSTPLMDGPNARGFDESFVTPNCPNTDPLYVYIENGKVAAPASERHDPKRLPNPGGKWRWDNDAGWMSPGYDFINADLLFFEKTKAFIKDHRQHTPDKPFFAVLSTQIAHAPVLPAEEFNGATEAGPRADFVWELDVLVGRVLDLVKELGIDDETLVLFNSDNGPETLHVNWMRHDHEHDPSGGWRGMKRDGWEGGHRVPFIARWPGHIPPHQVSAQMTNTTDIFATLASVVGVSLPDDAATDSFDMLPVMLGHQDESRSVRPHLLTQSFRGEFQIRQGPWKYLDHQGSGGNNYDVKNMQEWAIPEKSPDAPGQLYNLEVDPGETDNLYFTEEAKRIELQSLLAKLKSSGRSALKNRVPFRMASTQQPSAR, from the coding sequence ATGACAGTCATCAGTCAGGCTGAGGACCATCCGAACATCATCGTCATTTATGCCGACGACTTGGGCTTTGGTGATCTGTCCTGCTACAACAGCGAAGCTGCTTACGAAACGCCGCGACTTGATCAAATGGCGGCCGAAGGCATCCGATTTACCGATGCGCATAGCCCGTCCACGGTTTGTTCACCGTCCCGATACGGTTTGTTCTCGGGACAACAGATCTTTCGTTCTACTGGCCGAGGCGGTGGCGCATTCGAGGGGCCCGGTGGACCGAGTTACCTGAAACCGGGAACACGGACCGTTGCTCAAATGCTGCAGCAACAGGGCTACCGAACTGGAGTGTTCGGGAAGTGGCACGTCGGACTTAGCTGGTTCGACAAAGAAGGCGAACGTCTCGGCGGCGGTTTCGAGAATTCGCTGCTGATCGACTACGAGAAAAGCACGCCGCTGATGGATGGTCCCAACGCGCGCGGTTTCGACGAGTCGTTTGTAACTCCCAACTGCCCGAACACCGATCCACTTTACGTTTACATCGAAAATGGCAAGGTCGCGGCGCCTGCGAGCGAGCGGCACGATCCAAAACGCCTGCCCAATCCGGGCGGCAAGTGGCGATGGGACAATGATGCCGGATGGATGTCACCGGGTTATGACTTCATCAACGCTGACCTCTTGTTTTTCGAAAAAACGAAAGCGTTCATCAAAGACCATCGCCAGCACACGCCTGACAAGCCTTTCTTTGCCGTACTCTCAACTCAAATCGCTCACGCGCCGGTCTTGCCCGCCGAAGAGTTCAATGGGGCAACGGAAGCTGGGCCGCGTGCGGACTTTGTTTGGGAGCTAGACGTATTGGTCGGACGCGTGCTGGACCTAGTCAAAGAACTGGGGATCGATGACGAAACTCTGGTGCTGTTCAATTCTGACAACGGACCGGAAACGCTTCACGTCAATTGGATGCGGCATGATCACGAGCACGATCCGTCGGGCGGATGGCGAGGCATGAAGCGAGATGGATGGGAAGGTGGCCACCGCGTGCCTTTCATCGCTCGATGGCCAGGACACATCCCGCCGCATCAGGTATCGGCCCAGATGACAAACACGACCGACATCTTTGCCACCCTGGCTTCGGTCGTCGGCGTTTCGCTGCCGGATGATGCAGCGACAGACAGCTTCGACATGTTGCCCGTGATGTTGGGACATCAGGATGAATCACGGTCCGTTCGCCCGCACTTGCTGACGCAGAGCTTTCGAGGCGAGTTCCAAATTCGTCAGGGGCCTTGGAAGTACTTGGATCACCAGGGTTCCGGTGGGAACAACTACGACGTGAAGAACATGCAAGAGTGGGCCATCCCCGAGAAATCTCCTGACGCACCGGGCCAGCTTTACAACTTAGAAGTCGATCCGGGTGAAACGGATAACTTGTATTTCACGGAAGAAGCCAAACGGATCGAGCTTCAATCTTTACTGGCAAAGCTGAAGTCGTCGGGACGTAGTGCGCTAAAGAATCGCGTGCCATTTCGCATGGCTTCTACCCAGCAACCATCAGCAAGATAG
- a CDS encoding S9 family peptidase, translating to MKQPFTSVILLAAVALPITLVAEVRAQDTAWQAEASERLRAIYDRNEFRVPDLDPEWLPNSSGYKLREKDSKTNKPIVALYDVESGTRSFVENTDKEKLLSPDGSRIAEARNRRVSVRDVDGGKRIHLTEEAGDRDISLHDLRWSPSGKYVSFVEADNTDVKQRSVLVPGDPSYPGVAEHRFARVGGTLPSLRVGVADLATEKVRWLPIEVSDDGFYLGQVDWISDSDDLLVETMSRFRDKREFWIASIGGGADGNLNRIYSEVNDAWAVGSHGINSGAHWIGDGEAFVFISEKDGWRHAWLLSRDGKTETNLTPGKFDLIDRAYVDEASGWYYFYASPENATQKYLYRVPLDGNGTLQRITPEGQSGTHDYAFSPDAKWAIHTYSTLNDPPVVDLVELPDHRVVRVLDDHSEVREKFQQRKVQPTEFVQIDIGDGVVMDASLTKPRDFDESKKYPVFVYVYGEPYLQTVLDEWGAAQIDFLRVVADNGYITVSIDNRGTAAPKGAAWRRSIFGSLGPLSTDEQAAGIQKLAEMKPFIDLDRVGIWGWSGGGSNTLNAMFRKPDVYHVGIAVVPKPQPWLYNAWFQEIYMRTREVNADGYERSAPINFAEGLKGKLLIVTGSGETNTHIQIIEGLVDRLIELGKPFDYMVYPNRDHGLREGPGTVVHVRMLILRYLIENLPPGPR from the coding sequence ATGAAACAGCCATTCACTTCCGTCATTCTCCTTGCTGCGGTCGCGTTACCCATTACGTTGGTCGCCGAAGTGCGAGCTCAAGATACGGCTTGGCAGGCGGAAGCCTCCGAGCGGCTTCGCGCGATTTACGATCGCAACGAGTTCCGCGTTCCCGACCTTGATCCCGAGTGGCTTCCCAATAGCTCTGGATACAAGCTGCGCGAAAAAGACTCGAAGACAAACAAGCCCATTGTCGCTCTCTACGATGTCGAATCCGGAACACGCAGCTTTGTCGAGAATACTGACAAAGAAAAGCTCCTGTCGCCGGACGGAAGTCGTATCGCGGAAGCACGTAATCGCAGAGTTTCTGTACGTGATGTCGATGGCGGCAAGCGAATTCACTTGACCGAAGAAGCCGGCGATCGCGATATCTCGTTACACGATCTGCGTTGGAGTCCGAGTGGCAAGTATGTTTCATTTGTAGAAGCAGATAACACCGACGTCAAACAGCGGTCTGTTCTTGTTCCGGGTGATCCATCTTACCCCGGTGTTGCGGAACATCGGTTTGCCAGAGTCGGCGGAACGCTGCCTTCCCTGCGTGTTGGCGTGGCCGACTTGGCAACCGAAAAAGTCCGCTGGCTGCCAATCGAAGTTTCCGACGATGGTTTCTATCTGGGACAGGTCGATTGGATTAGCGATTCCGACGACTTGCTGGTCGAAACGATGAGTCGATTTCGTGACAAACGCGAATTTTGGATCGCTTCGATTGGTGGAGGGGCCGATGGAAACCTCAATCGCATCTACAGCGAAGTCAATGACGCTTGGGCCGTCGGCAGCCACGGAATCAACTCGGGCGCACATTGGATTGGCGATGGCGAAGCGTTCGTCTTCATCAGCGAGAAAGATGGATGGCGCCATGCGTGGTTGCTCTCCCGCGACGGAAAGACTGAAACGAACCTCACCCCAGGTAAATTCGATCTGATCGATCGAGCTTACGTCGATGAAGCGAGTGGCTGGTACTATTTCTACGCTTCCCCGGAAAACGCGACACAGAAGTATCTCTACCGCGTCCCGCTTGACGGCAACGGAACCTTGCAGCGGATCACGCCGGAAGGCCAATCCGGCACACACGACTACGCATTTTCGCCGGATGCGAAGTGGGCGATCCATACTTATTCAACGTTGAACGATCCTCCCGTGGTGGATCTGGTTGAGTTACCAGATCATAGGGTGGTTCGTGTGCTGGACGATCACAGCGAGGTTCGCGAAAAGTTTCAACAGCGGAAGGTGCAGCCCACCGAGTTTGTTCAGATCGACATCGGTGATGGAGTCGTGATGGACGCATCACTGACGAAGCCACGCGACTTTGACGAGTCGAAGAAATATCCCGTCTTCGTATATGTCTACGGCGAGCCGTACTTGCAAACGGTTCTCGACGAATGGGGCGCCGCGCAGATTGATTTCCTTCGCGTCGTTGCGGACAACGGATATATCACGGTGTCCATCGACAACCGTGGCACGGCGGCACCCAAAGGCGCAGCATGGCGACGTTCGATCTTCGGCAGCCTTGGCCCGCTGTCGACCGACGAACAAGCGGCCGGCATCCAGAAGCTTGCGGAAATGAAACCGTTCATCGACTTGGACCGAGTCGGCATTTGGGGTTGGAGCGGTGGCGGTTCCAACACACTCAACGCCATGTTCCGCAAACCGGATGTCTACCACGTCGGCATCGCCGTGGTGCCCAAGCCACAACCCTGGCTCTACAACGCCTGGTTCCAAGAAATTTACATGCGAACCCGCGAAGTCAACGCCGATGGATACGAGCGATCTGCGCCGATCAACTTTGCCGAGGGCCTCAAGGGTAAACTATTGATCGTCACCGGTTCCGGCGAAACGAATACGCATATTCAAATCATCGAAGGGCTCGTCGATCGGTTGATCGAACTGGGTAAGCCGTTCGATTACATGGTGTATCCCAATCGCGATCATGGACTTCGCGAAGGGCCGGGCACCGTTGTCCACGTGCGAATGCTGATTTTGCGATATCTGATCGAGAATCTACCTCCCGGACCTCGGTAG
- a CDS encoding ThuA domain-containing protein, with protein MFSILFKTLAAITIACTPQAEPLGEYWGTGEAESAYYELVDVPLPKELAIEAGSFEVMPDEKSLAIATRRGDIFVADGVFDEHPEPKFFKFAEGLDEIFGLAYRDGSFIATQQAEVSRITDVDGDGRADRFDTISDAWGFGNYHEFAFGSKPDADGNVWVALCLTKSYHSDEPFRGWCLKITPEGKSIPICSGIRSPCGIGPNEHGVMFYAESQGPWNGSCSLKVLEPGGFMGHPISFNWYELAPEMGPVPVEPNTPSRLETERKRVKQLVPYAVVFPYIRMGRSISGFQVDRTGGKFGPFANQIFIGDFSLGVVMRATTEKVNGVWQGACYPFREGFDTGLLAVQFTPDGSLIAGGTNRGWPVRGPKAYAIQRLDWTGLMPFEIKEIKATPQGFELAFTKPVDRDIAAQPQTYQLKTFTHMYRQAYGSPEVDQTEPQVSAVNVADDAMSVVIKVNGLVQGHVHDFFLPDMRSSDDDKLLHANAYYTLNEIPNTDSAPKVPSGDSSQSKPWLHFKGGVGPGKGKHVVLIAAEQEYRSEQSMPMLAKVLAKHHGFDCTVLFSVNENGEVDPTIPAPFKDKEMRHHIPGLDKLSNADCLIWMSRFMHLPDDQMKHFHDYFDSGKPIIALRTANHGFQFGKDYVVNDRVVGLRELLGGAFSGHHGGWHRESTRGIVVDDQKNHPILTGVGEIWGTSDVYRCHTDQHPFPEDCTALVLGQPLVNLEPDAPANTKKEPLPIAWIKTWRGSQDRSAKIFHFTMGSAEDFANEGVRRLTVNAVYWGVGMEGEISEVRSVEVVGDYKPLAGGFNYQKLGVKPRKPEFYK; from the coding sequence ATGTTCTCGATTTTGTTTAAAACGCTTGCCGCGATCACGATTGCGTGTACACCTCAGGCTGAACCGCTGGGCGAGTACTGGGGAACCGGTGAAGCGGAATCGGCATACTACGAACTGGTCGATGTTCCGCTGCCAAAGGAACTTGCGATCGAAGCGGGCAGCTTTGAAGTCATGCCTGATGAAAAGTCGCTAGCGATCGCGACTCGGCGCGGTGACATCTTCGTTGCCGATGGTGTGTTTGACGAACACCCCGAACCGAAATTTTTTAAGTTCGCCGAAGGTCTCGACGAGATTTTTGGGCTCGCGTATCGCGATGGTTCTTTCATCGCGACTCAACAAGCCGAGGTGAGCCGAATCACCGACGTCGATGGCGATGGCCGAGCCGATCGGTTCGACACGATCAGCGATGCTTGGGGATTTGGGAACTACCACGAGTTTGCGTTTGGTTCCAAGCCGGATGCGGACGGGAACGTGTGGGTCGCACTTTGCTTGACGAAGTCTTATCACTCTGATGAACCGTTTCGCGGTTGGTGCTTGAAGATCACTCCCGAAGGCAAAAGCATCCCCATTTGCAGTGGCATTCGCAGCCCATGCGGGATCGGCCCCAACGAACACGGGGTGATGTTCTATGCCGAAAGCCAGGGACCGTGGAATGGTTCGTGCAGCTTGAAAGTGTTGGAACCGGGCGGTTTCATGGGCCATCCGATCAGCTTCAACTGGTACGAATTGGCACCCGAAATGGGACCGGTGCCGGTTGAGCCGAACACGCCCTCGCGATTGGAAACCGAACGAAAAAGAGTCAAACAGCTTGTGCCTTACGCAGTCGTCTTTCCATACATCAGGATGGGCCGTTCGATTTCCGGTTTCCAAGTCGATCGCACCGGCGGAAAGTTCGGACCGTTTGCCAATCAGATTTTCATCGGCGACTTCAGCCTAGGAGTCGTCATGCGGGCGACGACCGAGAAAGTCAACGGCGTCTGGCAAGGTGCGTGCTATCCGTTTCGCGAAGGATTCGATACTGGATTGTTGGCTGTTCAGTTCACACCGGACGGGAGCTTGATCGCCGGAGGAACCAATCGCGGCTGGCCGGTACGAGGCCCCAAAGCGTACGCCATCCAGCGACTGGACTGGACCGGGTTGATGCCGTTCGAGATCAAAGAGATCAAGGCGACGCCGCAAGGTTTCGAGCTTGCGTTCACAAAGCCTGTCGATCGCGACATCGCGGCGCAGCCGCAGACTTATCAACTGAAAACATTCACCCACATGTATCGGCAAGCCTACGGTAGTCCGGAAGTGGATCAGACAGAGCCCCAAGTGTCTGCGGTCAATGTCGCCGACGATGCCATGAGCGTGGTGATCAAAGTGAATGGACTGGTTCAAGGGCATGTGCATGACTTCTTCTTGCCCGACATGCGGTCCAGCGATGATGACAAATTGCTGCATGCGAATGCGTACTACACGCTGAACGAAATTCCCAACACTGATTCAGCACCGAAAGTTCCTTCCGGAGATTCAAGCCAGTCGAAACCGTGGTTGCATTTCAAGGGCGGCGTTGGCCCAGGCAAGGGAAAGCACGTCGTTCTGATTGCCGCTGAACAGGAATATCGCAGCGAACAATCGATGCCGATGTTGGCCAAGGTGCTTGCCAAGCATCATGGGTTCGATTGCACGGTTCTGTTTTCTGTCAACGAGAACGGCGAGGTTGACCCAACGATTCCGGCCCCATTCAAGGACAAGGAAATGCGCCACCATATTCCTGGTCTCGATAAACTATCCAACGCCGATTGTTTGATTTGGATGTCCCGCTTCATGCATTTGCCGGACGATCAAATGAAACATTTCCATGACTACTTTGATTCTGGAAAACCAATCATCGCGCTGCGCACCGCCAACCATGGATTCCAGTTTGGGAAAGACTACGTGGTCAACGATCGCGTGGTCGGCCTGCGTGAACTGCTTGGTGGTGCGTTTTCGGGACATCATGGCGGTTGGCACCGTGAATCCACTCGAGGCATTGTTGTTGACGACCAGAAGAATCATCCAATCCTGACCGGGGTCGGCGAGATCTGGGGCACGTCCGACGTTTACCGCTGCCACACGGATCAGCATCCGTTTCCTGAAGACTGCACGGCACTGGTTCTTGGACAACCGCTCGTCAACTTGGAACCGGACGCACCGGCAAACACCAAGAAAGAGCCGCTTCCGATCGCTTGGATAAAAACCTGGAGAGGAAGCCAGGATCGTTCGGCGAAAATCTTTCACTTCACGATGGGATCGGCGGAGGACTTTGCCAACGAAGGCGTCCGGCGACTTACCGTGAACGCGGTCTACTGGGGCGTTGGCATGGAAGGGGAAATCAGCGAGGTTCGGTCCGTCGAAGTCGTTGGCGATTACAAACCGCTTGCCGGTGGCTTCAACTACCAAAAACTGGGCGTAAAGCCAAGGAAGCCGGAATTCTACAAATAG